The following DNA comes from Plasmodium coatneyi strain Hackeri chromosome 9, complete sequence.
TCCTGAGGGGGCAAAGAAGAGCGGGTTCCTCCAAGGGTTATTCAGGCACCAGCTATGTCTATGTCTTCCCCccgttaaatgaaaaaaacgctTCTTTGGAACAGCACTGTGCCTGAAGAAGCCGCTCTAACTAGCTTCGTTCCTTTACGTGATCTTCACCCACCCCCATACACGCGCGCTTCCAAAGTAATAAACTAATTTCACAAATCTTCAAAAATGAGATTTTCCACTTCGTCTTCGCCCTTGTCCCGAATGTTGTTGTCGCTttcgtttatatttttgattTCCTCCTGGATGTAGTCCTCGTCGAAGCCTCGCTTTTCCACCTCAGCTGCGAGTAATTCGTGCGAACCGGTTGAGAGCAGGTTGAGCAGCTTCGACAGGGTCTCGTCTGAGAGGGGTGAAATAAAATTGGTGTGAATAAAAAGGCGTGAATAAAGTGGTGGAGCCATTCCGTGGAACGGGTTTAGAGCGAAACCGACGTGGGAGCATAACAACCCCCCAGGGAGACCACCACACCAGTTGTTCTTTTCACTTACCCACAAGGCGGTTGCTGGGCTCGCAGATCTCCTTGAGAGCGCCGTTATTCGTCTCGCTGAGGAAGTTCATCTTGACGAGGGGCTGCAGCACACGCTTGCCCTGCATGTTCAGAATGTTGAGCTTCAAGGTGTTGAGGTCCAAAATATTCTTTAGGTGCTCATCAGAGCAGTAGAAAAGCATGTCGGTCAAATGAAGGAGCGTGCAGACGGAAGTAACTTTTAAAgaactgttttttttgttcctcttctcaGCATAGGCAAAATAGGAGTTTATTCTGTTAGCAATTGCAGTGTAGTAATTCCCCATGTGAGCCTTCACCAGGTTACCTAACGACCCAACGATCGAATAACTGGGCGTTTTATTGTTTTCATGATTAAatggaatggaagaaatatttcCTGCAATTCTcataatttttgtacaataATTAAAAGCtttggatttttttattttcttcagaACTTTAGAATAGTCATCATTGTTACTATGTCTCTTATCAATGACTAGCAACTCATCTATTAAGTTTAAGAAGGCATGTTCATTCCCCACTTCGAATCCTAACATATTTTGGTAATACTTCCACTGTTGCACTAGGATAGGTGCCCCTGAGCAGAGGACATTTAATTCTATGCTTTTATCCAAGTCGACCACAGATCCGTATTCATCAggagctagccattttgaaAACATGATAGCCATTCGTTGAGCTAACTCCTTTGATGTAATACTAATGATGAGATTCTTAACTGCACACAtgtctcctttctttttgttcttaacAATGGGGGGTAGCTTTGTATAGGGCACTCCAATGGTCCTCAGCATTTTTATCTTAATTTCCTTTAGCGATTGGTTTAGTAGAGATTTGTTTAAACCCAACGTTTCATAAAAATGACCATCCTTATAGAATGACATTTCtgttaatattttaaaaatttccgAGAGGATCCTATCATACATTTCTAGGGTAATGAAAttattgttcatgtgtagATGTCTTGGATTTATTTTTAGTTTTTCTATAGCTTCTTGTAGTAACTTGCCTGCGTCTTTGCTTGTTCGTAGCTTTAATAATCCTTTCACTCCTTCCTTGGCGCTTTCGACGATTTCTAGGATTACTCTTTCTATGCTGGACACGTGGATgcccttctccttcagcgAGGACAGAATGGAGGCTTCCACCTCGGGGTGGATCGTCCCGTATATTTGGTTCTCCCCCTCTTCAGCGTGCTCGCCATGTTCTACATGTTGTGTATGCTCTTCATTCTCTCCATGTTTGGTGTGTTCTGCATGTTCCGTATGTTCGCCATGTTGTGCTTGTTGTCCATGTTGGTCGTGCTGTTCATGTTGTGCATGTTCAGCATGTTCAGTGTGTTGCCCATGTTGTGCATGCTCCCCATGATCTGCATGTTCCTCATGTGGAGGATGCCCCCCATGCGAGTTAGGCAGTGCTACCACGTTGGAAGGCCCCTGCGAACTGTCCTCACCATTTTTAACTGCCACTTCGTGGGGCACATTCTGTTCAGACGCTTTGTCTCCACTTGGGGTTGCCGATTCAGAGGCGTTTCCTCCTTTCAGGTCTACCGTGTTGTGCATATTAGTCATGGCAGGGGAgctgttttcttctttatctGAAGGGGTGTATGTATACAAGTCCTGCTCCTCCTTATGCGAATTAGCGCCTGCGGTGGTACTCTCACTGTGTGCGTCGTTCTTCTCGATACTCACATTCCCGACGGCATGCTCGTTTGGCGCTTCTTCCGCGTGTCCACCCGCCGTTCCGTCAACCTTTGCATTACCGCCGTTGCTTGTGCTGACGCTTGCGCTGACATTTGCGTCGTTTCCGTTGCTCCCTTTGTCGTGTTGACCTTCGTGGGGGTTTTCCCCATGGCCTCCCTCCTGTGCGTGTTCCACGTGACTACCGTCATTTCCGTTCTGACTGCTTCCACCAGTTGACTCCTCCGAATGGTTAGGGGCTTCACTTACATTTTCCTGCAACGGCTGGGTGTTAACAATGGGTTCACTTGGCTGCCCCTGCGGGTGGTCCCCCGCCTGTCCCTCTTCAGCGTGACCATCTTCTGTGAACTCCAGGAAGGAGACATTCGTTGCCGCGTTTGGCTCTGAAAGGGGGAAttgaatttatttatttattctttatttttttgcattggGGGTGGATCGGCGTGGACAGCTACATACAACTCATGCAACTGCACACACGCGTGTATCACAGTTACGTGTGACTCCCCTGTGGTGTCCCTCTATACCtatctcttttttcttttttttttttttttgcttactCCTGAACGACTCGGCTTCGTCAACAATTGCAGAAATAGCcagaaaaatgcacaaaagaaAAACCCTTTTACGAGACATGGTTGCACTGTTGTGTTATTTTATGGTAGAAAACATCTTTTCCCTgtctccgtttttttttctttttttctggttCGCTCTGACATGTCTGCAAAAACGGCGATATCTTTAAACACGCATGTACAGGTACAGGACAGAAGAatcgccatttttttttttttttttttttttttttttttccctattggTAATATTTATACCGCCGAAAGAATTAGAAACATTCTGGGGTGGTAAAAAGCTGTGCGCGTCCCGGTGCAGCAGAGTGCATTGGGCACACACACGCATATAAGGGCATACGTATGCACTTATACATGTTTATACGTATATTCCTACGTATATGTGTAACGTGCATGCATTCACTGGAGATTCCCTGCGGATTTTTTTCACCGCGATTGTGTGGCTGCATAATGCGGAAGTACGTAGAAAGGGTAAAGTTGCGGGGGGTACGTTTGGACGCACGTACGTTAGCGGATAAGCCTCCCAAATCAGAGAATTAAAAGTGCCATGCACGAACCATGTAGAAACATAACAAAAGGGGGCAGCCAAAAATGCGTACTCAAAAATGGCCAAAGTTTAAAATACCTTGCGGGGATGCAGACGTGTCTGCAAAGTGATGAAGAAATGGTGAAATGGGCTAATTCCAgcgttggaaaaaaaaaaaaaaagttaccacACAAAGGGGAAATCACAAAAAGGCAATCACACAAACATACAAACAGAAACGCTAAGTCattaaaaagaggggaacaGCTAAGCAACAGACAAAGCGACAAATATACACGGCTAGGGAGTTACGCGTGGGGGACACAGAGCAGCGGCATGCGTCGAACTGGTTGTGTTCGCTTGCCGGTGAGGACACGTCATACGATCATATGATACAGTGCAACACAGTGAAGTGCAAACATGGCACGGTGCAGTGTGTCTGCTCGTTCGTTGCAGCGTCCTTCCTATATGCATCAGTGCATGCACTAGAAAGGACagcaaaattgaaaagagtAACATGGGAAGAGGTGATGAAAAGGGGGAGCTTCAAAATTTTCGCCACTCATACTCATGTGCGACGTTAAAAagattaggaaaaaagaaagaaaaaaaatgagactATAAAGGGGGTAAGCGTTCGTCCCTCGGAAGGGGTACAAAAAAGGGTGTGCGAGGGCAAAAAAACGATTCATCACAGAATCAGATGCTCCAGGAAGTGCTTCACCGTGGCGGACTCCTCCGAACAGATACGTGGGTGTGCGATGATCTGCACGTGAGCATTGGAATATATGGGGAGCGAAATAGAGTAGCGCTGAATGGGTAGCTGGTTTAGACAGTAGAACAAAACCTCATAGTAGAGGAGTTCGGGATTCTTATAAAACTTTTCGATGAGTTGCTCATTCGAAATGGtataaatgtgaaaaaggaTCTGCTTGTATTTCTTCTTGTCGTTTTTTGTAATTCCTTTTAGCAGCGTCGTTCCTTTCCACTTCTTCTTCGCAATATTGGCGTTTGAGGTGCTGTTCTTGGGATTGTAGCTGCGTTCCTCCTGTTGCGGCTGTTCATGTGGCTGTTCAGATGACTCTTCACGTAACTGTTCAGGTTGCTCCTCACCAAACGACTCATCATTCGCATCGCCTTCCTCATTATCCTCAGACGTCGTGTAAAAGAACTCACTTATGTAGTCGTATTCTTCACTCTTCCCTTCGCTCAGCTGGAGCGtgctgttttcctttttcttgtttgATTCATTGGAGAGTGGGGAATTCGATATATTTCTCGTTTTTTCCTCGCATGATTCGCTCTTCCCATTGTGCATCCCCTCTGTGACATCGCCAACGGGGCTGCCTTGCCCCGCCGGTAAGCTCAGTGTAGCCTCGGCGATTGGCTGGTAGTTCTGGCAACCGTTCTGCAGGTCACCCCCCTCAGTGCCATTCTTCAGGTAAAACAGCGAATAATTCTTCAGCGCGTTGATCGTGTTTTGCAAGGAAAAGCTTTTCCTCTGAGCCATGTccgtcttcttctttttcctcttcaaatTATCGTCCAACGTTTTTATGTCATGTATAATTTTCCTCTTGAGGCAATCGAAGAAAAGTTTCTCGAAGTCTTTGTAGTCCCcaagcttcttcttctggcTACTCTCCTGGGTGTCACTTTGGTTTGCGTTGTGGGGACTTCCTCCGATGGGGGTGGAGCTTTCCTTCGCGGGTCGACTACTCTTAGACCGATCGTTCGTGTGACGATTTCCCTGCAGGGATTTTCCATCCTCTTGGGGTACCCCCTCCACATAGCAACTCCCCAAGTTGTTAACCTTATCATTACTGTACATTCCCCCCCCACTTTCCGTGACGGTGGAGTTACTAACTATTTTGTAGTTATCTGGAATGCACAGATACTTGTCATAGTAGCTCATTTGGTTTGTCTTCTTCTCTGTGCACTCGCCGTTCGTATGCGCCTTACCGTTTGCATTCGTGTCATTCACCAACTGAGACGTGGCATCCCTCTCTTTGTCCCTCTCCAGGTGGATGTCCTCATACGTGTGCGACTTGAAAAAGGATGCCTTCCTGTCCTTCTGGGGGGACTACCTTCCTTCGTTCCAACAGGGAGAACGCTCATGGGGGACAACTTATCGTTGGAGTGGTACAGGTCCCTGCGTGATTTTCGGTTCACCTCTCCTGTATTGACGTTCTTCCTAAAATGGATAGGGAGTTTTTGCACGTTCACTCCGTCTGACAGGTAGGGCTTGTCCCTTGTGCTGTGCAGAACGGGTGCTTTATCATCCGCCTGGATCGAAGCACCCCTCTTGTTCACCTGCACAGGGGCGTCACCTGAAGTTTGCTCCTCGCACAGGTGGGTGTTGTCTTCCCTCTTGGAGCACCCGCTGTGGGACTTGGACGAGCTGACATCACCCACATAGACGTTATCGACTAGTGTGTTTCCGTCACCAggggacttttttttcctcttcaccttccctttttttgcgtcCTCCTTGGTAACCGCCTCCCCGTAGTAgttcataaaaatgttgaacttcttcctctgcgAGCAGGAGAGCAACTTGCGCGATGAAATAATGGTCTGTAGCATCTGGTCGAGGAAACGGTTCTGGTCCTTCCGTTTGTTTAGCAAATAATTTGGGTTCTTCAAATCCTggtagaaataaaagaagagcagcttcttcttcctcatgtaTAGATGCACCACGGAAAATATGTTGATGGGAATTTCCGGCACGTTTTTTGCCTGCTCTATTATAAACATAATAAGCTCCTCGTTAAAAAGTGTGTAAGGTAAAATGAGAGAGGTCCTTATCCCGACTAGCCAATCCGATTGAGCAtttccataaaaaataatattttcaaattttttcaaaatattaatacTTTCTACGCTAGCTATTTTCAGCAACAAAGTCGTCTTATTGTTCAGGTCGTCAATTGTGTGGGCACCGAGGtaagtagaaaaaattttcatgaTGGCCATATTTTCGTGGACGCCAATATGGGGACATGCAaaagtaataaaatttattaacctcttatttttaaacattttttttctgtacagaTTTATTAGAACAGATCTGTTTAGAATGCCTCCAAGAGAATGCCCTATCATGGATACGTTAATATTTTcgttaattattttaaaaagacaaTTCAGTTCAGTACATATTCTTTCCGTGCCGACATCTACCCCTTCAAATGTATGACTCTGATTGCTGTATGTTATGTATACGAACAAATGGGGGTACTTAATCAGCAGGGGATTTACTATATTCTGAAAATCGTGCACACTAGCTGTTAATCCGTGTTGAAATATAAAGTAGTGGGGATTCTTCAACAACATGTTTGACTTCCTCTTGCACTCCACACAATGGCAACTGACAGAGTTAAAGAAACAGTAGCATCGAGAGCACTGCTTTATCGACCCGTACGACTTAATAATGTTGTAGAGACATAGGGGAAAGggcttcttcttcgtttcgTCTATGTAATAGAATTGCTTTATGTAGTTCAGGTTGTTCTTGTACTTGTTGTATATCCTTTGGCTGCGGCTGCTCAGGCGATCCTTCCGCGGTTCCTGCGGGAAACCTCCCCCGTTTGGGACATCACTACAGAGAGTTCCACCTCCGTCTACGCGATGTATACTGAACGAGTGGCTTCTCTTCAATGAAGGATCCCACAGGGCGTCCCCCTTCACCTGCATATTATTACGCACGCCCCTCTTGGCGAAATGGCGCCTTCGCAACTCTCTTCTACTCATTaatcttctttccttcttccccttcctctccTTCGACGCCACCCGTCCGACACTAAACCCGCTACCGCTGCGGTAGTTAAGACCATTTCGGTTCCCTCCCCCTATTGGACTCTTCCAAAGGGGGTAGGATAACACGTTCGATTCTctcacctttttcttctgactCGCCTGGTTATCCCTGAATGCAACTCGACCACTACTCGTGTTGCTGACGGAGGAGCTGATCTGTTCACGACCATTACGATTCAGTGCGTCCCCCACGGCTGCCAATGGGGAACGTTTTGCTGTCTCTTTCCTGCTTTTCCCTTCACTGTCCAAGGAGAGGGTGTCACACGAGTTGTTATTgctgttattgttgttgttgctgctcaTTTGGTCTGGCAGTGCCCCCTTCTTGCAGTAGAACAGGTCCGTGCTGTCACAGGTCCCCAAGTTGTTGCTATCGTAGAAGAGCTTGTTCGCATTCTGGGGGCTACCCCCCACGTGATGAGCACGATCCTCCCGGTTAGCGCGATCCAAACTATTCCCACCCCCCCTACCACTGTTAAACAACTCCCTCCGTATGTTCAAATAATTGCTGTAACGAACGTTAACTGTCCTGCTACGGTAAACCAAACTGTGGTCGCTCTTCACACTGCCGCTGCTGCAGCTACTGGGGCTACTTCCCCTACTACCGCAACTGCTGCTTCTTGAGGAGGGCCTTCCAGAACCGGACCCACCACCAACATtcccatatttttcattGTCCTTGTACTTTCTACAAAACTTTTTAAACAAGTACTTCTCCTccttaataaaattatttattttaatatcgTGTAGAGTGTTGTTGTCCAGCTGGGTCAGCATAAAACGAGCGAACTCGTAAGGCACACTCATCATGGAGCTCGTGTCGAAGTAGGTATTCTCATCATATATCAAATCGTAAACATGGGGATGTATTTTCTccttatatatttccttctctaGAACTTCATCCAACAAGTTAAGGGAACAGAACCAACAGAAATGTTcaatccattttttgttcgcACAGACGGGGCTATCATTCCTTACAGTTTTAGCGTCCCCCTTGTTTGTCTCCTCCTTGTCGATCACCTTTTtgcattcttctttcttcgtATTCGTGCCATAGTTAaggtgactttttttttccaacagaATGCTATCCACATGGTTGTTGCTATTCGGATTCACGAACAAATTTAgcagaatatttttattgttattaaaaaagtttGCACTCctctttgcttccttttcatcGTCTATGGTCTCCAGGACCTCAAAGAGGTTCCTGTTGGTGGAGAATATGGACTCACTTCTGTAATTcgttttttgttctttcattTCATCTTGCCACAGTGGCTTCAggtctcttttccttcctcaacCAAGAGACGGTTAGTTTTGCTTCCCAgaggttcccttttttgtgcatccAGTTTGGGGGGCACAAAAGGACAATCGTGCAGATCAGGTGTACAAAGGTTAAGGTGGGTGCAGTATGTGTAGACAAAATGAAACAACTTGGAATAACGTGAGGGCCTCCTCTTACAACGGTTTCGTCATGTGTGTAGAGGAGTATggacatgtgtacatatccGTGGCgctacttaaaaaaatgactgAGGGATTTTCCCTATTTCCTACTGCTCGTGCAGAGGGCTGTTTGGAAAGGTTATCCTTTCGCAGCTTCGCACTGACATTCGAAATTAAAGACTTTGTGAACGCCTCTCTCCTTCGAGGATATAACGTTTCACTTTAAAAGATGTGAAGGCAGATCCTTATGGCGTACACCCCTCTTTCATCGCTACACGTGGGTATTATCAGCGCGACGAAAACTGCTATGTTGACAAGCTCTtcctttgtttattttttcaccattaaaaaggggggcatgTAAAGCCTAATCAGCATAGGCCTATATGGCGGGGTGTACACGTGCTAGCGATAATGTGTTGGCGGTAACGTACTAACAGAAACGTGCGAAAAGATATGCGTGGCTCCACGCAGCATAAGCATGTGTGCAGGGAAAGCAATCATGCGcgtatttaaaaatgtactgCTACTTGTTAATTCTGCAAAAAGATGGCACATAGCGAaagtatgtatgtacgttCGTACGTCAGCATGTACTTATGTGTACATCGCGTGAACACGAAACATGCCTCAAAATGGATAacttaaaaattgaaaagagtGAAAGGAGTATATGCCTGCCTTGAACTGAAGCATGTACGCAATATTGCAAATTTTAAAGCGCATATTTTCGATCGTAAAGTTTTCGTTTTTGCAAAGCCCAGGTAAATTAACCGAGTTACAAATGCAGTTCGGCCGCGTTTAACATGTGGACGCAAAAACACGCAAAACAGGGGTGGTCAGCTTTTTTCACACTTTTCACCTTTGCCTGTTTATCTTCCCAATcgtgaagttaaaaaaaagggatttTTTTAACGTACTAACGGACAggatggcaaaaaaaaaaaaaaaaaaagtatattaacagtgaagaaaatgtacatgtataggAAGCCGGGGTGGGGGGAAACAGTATGGTTATGCCAAAATGGCACCACAGTAACGCGCAGCAACAATATACACTACACTATTATACAGAAAAGTACACTACTGTATAATAGTGTAGTGTATATTGTTGCTGCGCGTGTTTAGCCTTTTAAGGTTTATTTTTGCGGCCCCCACTTGTAGCGAGTAACACGAACTGGATACGCCTGTTACACCACGCATGTGCTGTTACACGTGGGCGTGGCATATGATGggttagcaaaaaaatacgcaGTTTTCCGCTTGGAAGTGTCCATTTGGACGGGCTCGCTTGGACGCATCTGCATGGGGACGTCTGCTTCGAAACGCCCTTTTTGGAATTCTTTTCGCACATTACCagtttcctccttttttacaccaacggggagggaaaaaacggagaaaagttcttttttatatgaacaggtcaggtagaaagatatatttttttttttttttttttttccccttttggctagtaaggtaaaaaatgtccattcgcaactttttgcaaaaattcaACCGTTGCAGTTGAGAGTTGTTCAACTttgtggaggaaaaaaagaaagaatgaagcaTAGGACGAAAtcgtataaaaaaaagtaacacgAATGGGAAATGTAAataaaagcagaaaaggaCGAAGGGGAGTCCTCTTATCTGTAGAAACGCTGGGGAGAGACGGAGCGGAATGTTCATCATTTGGAAACATGTGGTAAACGCAAAAATTGGATAACTGCAGTGAATGGTCCGACGGAGATGTATAGCTTAAAATTGAGGTCCACTTACACCACCTGCAAGGTGGAATACATATACCACCTGCAGCGGGGTGGGAAAAGAACACTGCAGCATTGCAAAAGCCTGTTCAGCATTTGACGCTAacgcagaaaaggaaaaaaaaaaaaaaacacacagtaaagatcccctttttattcacatttcTTAAACGGTTAATTTAATCGCTGGCTACGCACTGTCTATAAATGCACACACGATATACATACACAGGGGGAAGCAGCGCCCCTTGCCGATATGTAGACTCCTATTTGCCTTCactttttactatttttaaCCTTCTCGTAAAAATACTGATGAAAGGAACTGTACGGCATTAGCTCTGGGTGGAAAACCATGCCCAAGCAGTTGTCCTGTTCGACAGctaagaagggggaaaaaaaagggaagagggaGGAGTGAAATGAACAGTCAGCATGTTCTATAACTTCACAGGGGAATAACATATCCTCGCAAGTCGCACAAAAATGCGTCCGTAGGGATATGCGCGTGGTTATGTAGCTCCTTACCTGCTATTATATTGGAGCCGAAGGGTTCGTGCGAAAATGTCGCGAGTGTGTGAACCtgcgaaaaggaaggatcGTGATTGTGGTGGTGGCAATAACGTTAAGGTTAAAAGGGGCACAGTAACATACGGGTATATGCAACCACGTAGAGTCTTAACAGAGGTGCACTACCTGGTCCGAGTGAATTTCCTTTATGTACGGGGCTCGTATGCAGGCGCCCCGCAAATTCTTCTTGAAGGCACTGCTTTCTGAGTGCACATTCAGTGAGCATATGAAGCTGTCGTTCTGTGGGAATAGAAATTGtgcgaagaaggaaatgtgaGCAGTTCTAAGGTGGTGAAGTAGCTCGAGGGCTAAAATGAATATGTGACCATAGATTATTGTTTGCGgctttgctccttttttttttttttttttttttcttttcacctgCGAGCCGTAGTAGTTCCGGCTTATCGTAATGTCCAGCCCCCCCaaggaaaaattcttccCGTATGCTTGGCTCTGTGTCTCATTGTTCTCCACGTTGTT
Coding sequences within:
- a CDS encoding Pdx2 protein, with amino-acid sequence MADITIGVLSLQGDFQPHIKHFHKLEHPQLKVIEVRNKEDLSTCDGLVIPGGESTTLRKCFAYDNDVLYKALREFIHVKKKPVWGTCAGCILLSNNVENNETQSQAYGKNFSLGGLDITISRNYYGSQNDSFICSLNVHSESSAFKKNLRGACIRAPYIKEIHSDQVHTLATFSHEPFGSNIIAAVEQDNCLGMVFHPELMPYSSFHQYFYEKVKNSKK
- a CDS encoding Serine esterase, translating into MKEQKTNYRSESIFSTNRNLFEVLETIDDEKEAKRSANFFNNNKNILLNLFVNPNSNNHVDSILLEKKSHLNYGTNTKKEECKKVIDKEETNKGDAKTVRNDSPVCANKKWIEHFCWFCSLNLLDEVLEKEIYKEKIHPHVYDLIYDENTYFDTSSMMSVPYEFARFMLTQLDNNTLHDIKINNFIKEEKYLFKKFCRKYKDNEKYGNVGGGSGSGRPSSRSSSCGSRGSSPSSCSSGSVKSDHSLVYRSRTVNVRYSNYLNIRRELFNSGRGGGNSLDRANREDRAHHVGGSPQNANKLFYDSNNLGTCDSTDLFYCKKGALPDQMSSNNNNNSNNNSCDTLSLDSEGKSRKETAKRSPLAAVGDALNRNGREQISSSVSNTSSGRVAFRDNQASQKKKVRESNVLSYPLWKSPIGGGNRNGLNYRSGSGFSVGRVASKERKGKKERRLMSRRELRRRHFAKRGVRNNMQVKGDALWDPSLKRSHSFSIHRVDGGGTLCSDVPNGGGFPQEPRKDRLSSRSQRIYNKYKNNLNYIKQFYYIDETKKKPFPLCLYNIIKSYGSIKQCSRCYCFFNSVSCHCVECKRKSNMLLKNPHYFIFQHGLTASVHDFQNIVNPLLIKYPHLFVYITYSNQSHTFEGVDVGTERICTELNCLFKIINENINVSMIGHSLGGILNRSVLINLYRKKMFKNKRLINFITFACPHIGVHENMAIMKIFSTYLGAHTIDDLNNKTTLLLKIASVESINILKKFENIIFYGNAQSDWLVGIRTSLILPYTLFNEELIMFIIEQAKNVPEIPINIFSVVHLYMRKKKLLFFYFYQDLKNPNYLLNKRKDQNRFLDQMLQTIISSRKLLSCSQRKKFNIFMNYYGEAVTKEDAKKGKVKRKKKSPGDGNTLVDNVYVGDVSSSKSHSGCSKREDNTHLCEEQTSGDAPVQVNKRGASIQADDKAPVLHSTRDKPYLSDGVNVQKLPIHFRKNVNTGEVNRKSRRDLYHSNDKLSPMSVLPDRKASFFKSHTYEDIHLERDKERDATSQLVNDTNANGKAHTNGECTEKKTNQMSYYDKYLCIPDNYKIVSNSTVTESGGGMYSNDKVNNLGSCYVEGVPQEDGKSLQGNRHTNDRSKSSRPAKESSTPIGGSPHNANQSDTQESSQKKKLGDYKDFEKLFFDCLKRKIIHDIKTLDDNLKRKKKKTDMAQRKSFSLQNTINALKNYSLFYLKNGTEGGDLQNGCQNYQPIAEATLSLPAGQGSPVGDVTEGMHNGKSESCEEKTRNISNSPLSNESNKKKENSTLQLSEGKSEEYDYISEFFYTTSEDNEEGDANDESFGEEQPEQLREESSEQPHEQPQQEERSYNPKNSTSNANIAKKKWKGTTLLKGITKNDKKKYKQILFHIYTISNEQLIEKFYKNPELLYYEVLFYCLNQLPIQRYSISLPIYSNAHVQIIAHPRICSEESATVKHFLEHLIL